The following are from one region of the Gryllotalpicola protaetiae genome:
- a CDS encoding DUF624 domain-containing protein, which translates to MTAQTTREFGSGPLHRLTQAVYGVLGPTACFLVVCLPFALAVVMAPGAVTIALAGILIGPAWTALLYATRVHLADRDRGPVTSFWRGYALNWRQTLLVWVPYWVLLIAAGADVISPSASLALRWVVGIVAALSTIWFSAVLLIISRYAFRTRDVLRLAGYALVAAPRSTVTNVALLVLAGATIYLESEFVLGLLAGLFALFAVIGAKGMFELLDARFTTQGRQDGAR; encoded by the coding sequence ATGACCGCGCAGACGACGAGGGAGTTCGGGAGCGGCCCGCTCCACCGCCTGACCCAGGCCGTCTACGGCGTCCTGGGCCCGACGGCCTGCTTCCTCGTCGTCTGCCTGCCCTTCGCCCTCGCGGTCGTCATGGCGCCCGGCGCCGTGACGATCGCGCTGGCCGGCATCCTCATCGGCCCCGCCTGGACCGCGCTGCTCTACGCGACGCGGGTGCACCTCGCCGACCGCGACCGCGGACCGGTGACGTCGTTCTGGCGCGGCTATGCGCTCAACTGGCGGCAGACGCTGCTCGTCTGGGTGCCGTACTGGGTGCTCCTCATCGCGGCGGGCGCCGACGTGATCTCGCCGAGCGCGAGCCTCGCGTTGCGCTGGGTGGTCGGCATCGTCGCCGCTCTGTCGACGATCTGGTTCAGCGCGGTGCTGCTCATCATCAGCCGGTACGCGTTCCGCACGCGCGACGTGCTGCGTCTCGCCGGGTACGCGCTGGTCGCCGCGCCGCGCTCGACCGTGACGAATGTCGCGCTTCTTGTGCTCGCAGGTGCGACGATCTATCTGGAATCCGAATTCGTCCTCGGCCTGCTGGCCGGGCTCTTCGCACTGTTCGCCGTGATCGGCGCGAAGGGCATGTTCGAGCTGCTGGATGCCCGGTTCACGACGCAAGGGAGGCAGGATGGCGCGCGATGA
- a CDS encoding LacI family DNA-binding transcriptional regulator: protein MARDERSLPTAVRPPATLQDVAREAGVSLATASRSLNGSARRVKDEYRTRVLAAAELLNYAPNLQAQAVARGRTNAVGIIVADVTDPYFAQIAGGIIKATDAGGLVATMSVSSRDPEREVQLVGALRGQRPSGIVLVGSRVTDAAVTDRLEAQLRGFEAEGGHVVLVSQAGLPFDTIAFDNAEGAGSLAVRLATAGYRHPVVLAGPERLMTSRERAEGFTLGYTAAGHPYDSIEIVHAEFTRNGGYDAMGQVLEREERPDVVFAVNDVMAMGAMARLREAGLEPGRDVAIAGFDDIETLRDVSPGLTTVRLPLEQGGTTAVDLILHRTGVQSLVRLPAEVVVRASTPALIA from the coding sequence ATGGCGCGCGATGAGCGATCGCTGCCGACCGCGGTGCGGCCGCCTGCGACCCTGCAGGACGTGGCGCGCGAGGCCGGTGTCTCTCTCGCGACCGCGTCGCGCTCGCTGAACGGCAGCGCGCGCAGGGTCAAGGACGAGTACCGCACCCGTGTGCTCGCCGCCGCGGAGCTGCTGAACTACGCGCCGAACCTGCAGGCGCAGGCCGTCGCGCGCGGCCGCACCAACGCGGTCGGCATCATCGTCGCCGACGTCACCGACCCGTATTTCGCGCAGATCGCAGGTGGCATCATCAAGGCGACGGATGCCGGGGGACTGGTCGCCACGATGAGCGTGTCGAGCCGTGACCCCGAGCGCGAAGTGCAGCTCGTCGGCGCCCTGCGCGGTCAGCGGCCGAGCGGGATCGTGCTCGTCGGCAGCCGGGTGACGGACGCCGCGGTGACCGACCGCCTCGAGGCGCAGCTGCGCGGCTTCGAGGCGGAGGGAGGGCACGTCGTGCTCGTCTCGCAGGCGGGGCTGCCGTTCGACACGATCGCCTTCGACAACGCCGAGGGCGCCGGGTCGCTCGCCGTGCGGCTTGCCACCGCCGGCTACCGCCACCCCGTGGTGCTCGCGGGGCCGGAGCGGCTGATGACGTCGCGCGAGCGCGCGGAGGGATTCACTCTGGGGTACACGGCGGCCGGGCATCCGTATGACTCGATCGAGATCGTGCACGCGGAGTTCACGCGCAACGGCGGCTACGACGCGATGGGGCAGGTGCTCGAGCGCGAGGAGCGGCCCGACGTGGTCTTCGCCGTCAACGACGTGATGGCGATGGGTGCGATGGCGCGGCTGCGCGAGGCCGGCCTGGAGCCCGGGCGCGACGTGGCGATCGCCGGCTTCGACGACATCGAAACTCTGCGGGACGTCTCGCCGGGCCTCACGACGGTCCGGCTCCCGCTCGAGCAGGGCGGCACGACCGCCGTCGATCTGATTCTTCACCGCACGGGTGTGCAGTCGCTCGTGCGCCTTCCGGCCGAGGTCGTCGTGCGTGCGAGCACGCCGGCACTCATCGCCTGA
- a CDS encoding Gfo/Idh/MocA family protein, with translation MSAESTIGIIMNGVSGRMGYRQHLVRSILAIRDQGGVTLSDGRRVQVRPILVGRHEDKLRDIADRHGIEDWTTNLDEALADPRWDVYADFLVTEARVPAIKRAIAAGKAIYTEKPTAGNFQDALELARLAKEAGIKNGVVHDKLYLPGLRKLKRLIDDGFFGQILSVRGEFGYWVFPGDGVPAQRPSWNYRSEDGGGIVLDMFPHWNYVLENLFGRVESVYAQTVTHIPTRWDEKGQAYAATADDAAYAIFGLAGGTIAEFNSSWDVRVNRDELLELQVDGTEGSAVAGLFGCKVQHRSATPRPTWNPDIPDGHDYAADWHEVPLTQEFENGFKVQWEEFLRHIAEDAPNPYDFLAGARGVLLAEKGLESAAKGARLDLPEVTA, from the coding sequence ATGTCGGCTGAGTCGACCATCGGCATCATCATGAACGGCGTCTCGGGGCGCATGGGGTATCGGCAGCATCTGGTGCGCTCGATCCTCGCGATCCGCGATCAGGGCGGCGTGACGCTGTCCGACGGGCGCCGGGTGCAGGTGAGGCCGATCCTGGTCGGCCGCCACGAGGACAAGCTGCGTGACATCGCCGACCGCCACGGCATCGAGGACTGGACGACGAACCTCGACGAGGCGCTCGCCGACCCCCGCTGGGACGTGTACGCCGACTTCCTCGTCACCGAGGCGCGCGTGCCCGCGATCAAGAGGGCCATCGCGGCCGGCAAGGCGATCTACACCGAGAAGCCGACCGCGGGGAACTTCCAGGACGCGCTGGAGCTCGCCCGCCTCGCGAAGGAGGCGGGCATCAAGAACGGCGTCGTGCACGACAAGCTCTATCTGCCGGGCCTGCGCAAGCTGAAGCGGCTGATCGACGACGGATTCTTCGGGCAGATCCTGTCGGTGCGCGGCGAGTTCGGCTACTGGGTGTTCCCCGGCGACGGTGTGCCCGCTCAGCGGCCGTCGTGGAACTACCGCTCGGAGGACGGCGGGGGGATCGTGCTCGACATGTTCCCGCACTGGAACTACGTGCTCGAGAACCTGTTCGGTCGCGTGGAGTCGGTGTACGCGCAGACCGTGACGCACATCCCGACGCGGTGGGACGAGAAGGGCCAGGCCTACGCCGCCACCGCCGACGACGCCGCATATGCGATCTTCGGCCTAGCAGGCGGCACGATCGCCGAGTTCAACTCGAGCTGGGACGTGCGCGTGAACCGCGACGAGCTGCTCGAGCTGCAGGTCGACGGCACTGAGGGCTCGGCCGTGGCTGGCCTGTTCGGCTGCAAGGTGCAGCACCGCTCGGCGACCCCCCGGCCGACCTGGAACCCCGACATCCCCGATGGCCACGATTACGCGGCCGACTGGCACGAGGTGCCGCTCACGCAGGAGTTCGAGAACGGCTTCAAGGTGCAGTGGGAGGAGTTCCTGCGCCACATCGCCGAGGACGCCCCGAACCCGTATGACTTCCTCGCCGGGGCGCGCGGCGTGCTGCTCGCCGAGAAGGGCCTCGAGTCGGCCGCGAAGGGCGCGCGTCTCGACCTTCCCGAGGTGACGGCATGA
- a CDS encoding dihydrodipicolinate synthase family protein, translating into MSELTLLAADGSIRQETLREAPALTKPTAPLRARLAYAAAHVVPRIHADNTPGQPADIDWDATLAFRHHVWSWGLGVADAMDTAQRNMGLDAAATRELISRSAAEARSVGGKLVVGVNTDHVEAENISLDEVAAAYLEQLAFTEEQGAGVVLMASRHLARAAQTADDYRRVYDRVIEKAQTPVVLHWLGEAFDPVLKGYFGSTDAQVAASVLIDVINANPEKVSGVKMSLLDAGKEIAVRERLPKTARMFTGDDFNYVGLIAGDGSEQPGQYSDALLGAFAAIAPLASAAIQKLDAGDRDGYFALLSPSEELSRQIFAAPTFYYKTGVAFLSWLNGHQASFQLVGGLHSARSLPHLSEIVRLANAAGALEAPELAASRWNAFLAVSGVEVPKVVLL; encoded by the coding sequence ATGAGCGAGCTCACCCTGCTCGCCGCCGACGGGTCGATCCGCCAGGAGACGCTGCGCGAGGCGCCCGCGCTGACGAAGCCCACGGCGCCGTTGCGCGCGCGCCTCGCCTATGCGGCCGCGCACGTCGTGCCGAGGATCCACGCGGACAACACGCCCGGTCAGCCGGCAGACATCGACTGGGATGCCACGCTCGCCTTCCGCCACCATGTGTGGTCGTGGGGCCTGGGTGTCGCCGACGCGATGGACACCGCCCAGCGCAACATGGGCCTCGACGCGGCCGCCACGCGCGAGCTCATCAGCCGCAGCGCCGCGGAGGCCCGCTCGGTCGGCGGCAAGCTGGTCGTCGGTGTCAACACCGACCATGTCGAGGCCGAGAACATCTCGCTCGACGAGGTCGCCGCGGCGTACCTCGAGCAGCTCGCCTTCACCGAAGAGCAGGGCGCCGGCGTCGTGCTGATGGCCTCCCGGCACCTCGCGCGCGCCGCGCAGACCGCCGACGATTACCGCCGCGTGTACGACCGCGTGATCGAGAAGGCGCAGACGCCCGTCGTGCTGCACTGGCTGGGCGAGGCCTTCGACCCCGTGCTGAAGGGGTATTTCGGTTCGACGGATGCCCAGGTCGCGGCATCCGTTCTCATCGACGTGATCAACGCGAACCCCGAGAAGGTGTCGGGTGTCAAGATGAGCCTGCTCGACGCAGGCAAGGAGATCGCCGTGCGCGAGCGCCTGCCGAAGACGGCGCGCATGTTCACCGGCGACGACTTCAACTACGTCGGCCTGATCGCCGGCGACGGCAGCGAGCAGCCCGGGCAGTACTCCGACGCGCTGCTCGGCGCGTTCGCGGCCATCGCGCCGCTCGCCTCGGCCGCTATCCAGAAGCTCGACGCGGGCGATCGCGACGGCTACTTCGCGCTGCTCAGCCCGAGTGAGGAGCTGTCGCGGCAGATCTTCGCGGCGCCCACGTTCTACTACAAGACCGGTGTCGCCTTCCTGTCGTGGCTGAACGGGCACCAGGCCAGCTTCCAGCTCGTCGGCGGACTGCACTCGGCCCGGTCGCTGCCGCACCTGTCCGAGATCGTGCGCCTCGCGAACGCCGCCGGCGCGCTCGAGGCCCCTGAGCTCGCCGCGTCGCGGTGGAACGCGTTCCTCGCCGTCTCAGGTGTCGAGGTCCCCAAGGTCGTGCTGCTGTGA
- a CDS encoding sugar phosphate isomerase/epimerase family protein, whose amino-acid sequence MSAHPRLSLNQATIKYAPLAEALDVAREAGYTSFGAWREPVAEVGLDRAVELVKASGLRVSSLCRAGFFTAQPGAARQTAIDDNRRAIDETAALAAAGAPGSAPVLVLVAGGLPAGDHDVVGARARAAEAIAELAPAARAAGITLAIEPMHPIFAADRGVVSTLGQALDIAESVAPEVAVVVDTYHVWWDPDLAAQIARAGASGRIASYQVCDWMTPLSADSLLSRGYMGDGHIDFGAVTRLVADAGYDGDIEVEIFRQEIWDAPYAEVAARVAAAFDETVAPFLS is encoded by the coding sequence GTGAGCGCGCACCCGCGGCTCAGTCTCAATCAGGCGACCATCAAGTACGCCCCGCTCGCGGAGGCGCTCGACGTCGCCCGGGAAGCCGGGTACACCTCGTTCGGCGCGTGGCGCGAGCCCGTCGCCGAGGTCGGGCTCGACCGGGCGGTCGAACTCGTCAAGGCATCCGGGCTGCGCGTCTCGTCGCTGTGCCGCGCGGGATTCTTCACCGCGCAGCCCGGAGCCGCCCGCCAGACCGCGATCGACGACAACCGCCGTGCGATCGACGAGACGGCGGCGCTCGCCGCGGCAGGCGCGCCGGGGTCGGCACCGGTGCTGGTGCTGGTCGCCGGCGGCCTGCCCGCGGGCGACCACGACGTCGTCGGCGCCCGCGCCCGTGCGGCCGAGGCGATCGCGGAGCTCGCGCCGGCTGCGCGTGCCGCGGGCATCACGCTCGCGATCGAGCCGATGCACCCGATCTTCGCCGCCGACCGCGGCGTCGTCTCGACGCTGGGACAGGCGCTCGACATCGCGGAATCCGTCGCGCCGGAGGTCGCCGTCGTCGTCGACACCTATCACGTCTGGTGGGACCCGGACCTCGCCGCGCAGATCGCGCGGGCCGGGGCATCCGGCCGGATCGCCAGCTATCAGGTATGCGACTGGATGACGCCGCTGTCTGCCGACTCGCTGCTGTCCCGCGGGTACATGGGCGACGGCCACATCGACTTCGGCGCGGTCACTCGGCTGGTGGCGGATGCCGGGTACGACGGCGACATCGAGGTCGAGATCTTCCGTCAGGAGATCTGGGATGCGCCGTATGCGGAGGTCGCCGCGCGTGTCGCCGCCGCATTCGACGAGACGGTCGCGCCCTTCCTGTCGTAG